From the genome of Nodosilinea sp. FACHB-141, one region includes:
- the rplL gene encoding 50S ribosomal protein L7/L12 — MSAKTDEILEQLKTLSLLEASELVKQIEEAFGVDASASAGGGMMMMAPGMMGGGGAAAAEPEEEKTEFDVVLEEVPADKKIAVLKVVRSLTGLGLKEAKELVEAAPKAVKEATTKDDAEDAKKQLEEAGGKVAIK, encoded by the coding sequence ATGTCTGCTAAAACCGATGAAATTCTCGAACAGCTAAAGACCCTTTCTCTGCTAGAAGCTTCCGAGCTGGTTAAGCAAATTGAGGAAGCCTTTGGTGTTGACGCCTCTGCCTCCGCTGGCGGCGGCATGATGATGATGGCCCCCGGCATGATGGGTGGCGGTGGTGCCGCGGCTGCCGAGCCTGAAGAAGAGAAGACTGAATTTGACGTCGTTCTCGAAGAAGTTCCCGCTGACAAGAAGATCGCCGTTCTTAAGGTTGTGCGCAGCCTGACCGGTTTGGGTCTGAAGGAAGCCAAGGAACTGGTGGAAGCCGCTCCCAAGGCTGTCAAGGAAGCCACCACCAAAGACGACGCCGAAGATGCCAAAAAGCAGCTCGAAGAAGCCGGCGGCAAGGTTGCTATCAAGTAG